A stretch of [Clostridium] innocuum DNA encodes these proteins:
- a CDS encoding PTS system mannose/fructose/sorbose family transporter subunit IID: MIKEKFGLTDEEGKLMAKVARRSHQVDAVYTWEKFQAMGYMWVMIPVINAMYDNEEDRIAGYKRHYELFNTNPVVGGFITGLSTAMEVQAAHDSNFDKSSIAAVKTSLMGPFAGIGDSIFQSTWRVITMGIGLSMAKDGNILGPIVFLVLFNLLAEPVRILFPYIGYKMGTKFMTQAEESGIMSFVTKAASIVGLMTVGAMAATMVSLNIGYVFTMNGAEQSIQEMLDSIFPCMLPLLLTLGCFKLLNKNVKPTLLIVVIMIIGIAGKYIGIF, translated from the coding sequence ATGATTAAGGAAAAATTTGGCTTGACAGATGAAGAAGGGAAACTGATGGCCAAGGTTGCACGACGCTCTCATCAGGTCGATGCAGTTTATACATGGGAAAAATTTCAGGCTATGGGTTATATGTGGGTTATGATCCCTGTCATTAACGCTATGTACGATAACGAAGAAGACCGTATTGCAGGATATAAACGCCATTATGAATTATTTAATACGAATCCTGTAGTTGGAGGGTTTATCACTGGATTAAGTACAGCGATGGAAGTACAGGCAGCTCATGATTCGAATTTTGATAAATCTTCGATTGCTGCTGTAAAAACATCACTCATGGGACCGTTTGCCGGTATCGGGGATTCAATATTCCAGAGTACATGGCGTGTTATCACGATGGGTATCGGCTTAAGTATGGCGAAGGATGGCAATATATTGGGGCCTATCGTTTTCTTAGTACTGTTTAATCTGCTGGCAGAGCCTGTTCGTATATTATTCCCTTATATCGGTTATAAAATGGGTACAAAATTTATGACACAGGCAGAAGAAAGCGGCATTATGAGTTTTGTAACAAAAGCAGCCAGTATTGTAGGTCTGATGACTGTTGGAGCGATGGCAGCTACCATGGTATCTCTGAATATCGGCTATGTCTTTACCATGAATGGAGCGGAGCAGTCCATACAGGAAATGCTGGACTCCATCTTCCCGTGTATGCTTCCGTTGTTATTAACACTTGGCTGTTTCAAGCTTCTGAATAAAAATGTAAAGCCGACTTTATTGATTGTAGTGATTATGATAATAGGAATTGCAGGAAAATACATTGGAATTTTCTAA
- a CDS encoding glycoside hydrolase family 1 protein, which translates to MTKFLWGSATAAYQCEGAWNIDGKGISQWDEFSHHSPLNINHVTGDIASDFYHRYEEDIRLLKESNQNSFRMSISWARIIPDGIGTVNNEGVRFYREVFKCLRENGVEPNVTLYHYDLPMALEKEGGWENIKTAYAFAEYAAVCFREFRDIVKIWVTVNEPVYNLMCCYGVGNYPPHVKNPKKFACAGYHYMLASALAVQKFRNLNIDGKIGIVHDIHPVYALNNTEAYHFAQRMADNVLNNWVLDTAVLGYFPSDFINELEKHFPLDFMRDEHRELFRKGTVDFIGINYYTRAFVKPYTDGETCFNENNSGKREEGAAKKLMNVKGMFERVEDPDGKYSDWDMEIYPEGLYDSLMLIKSRYQNIPVYITENGIGLHETLENGTIEDDDRINFLDAHINAMQKAIKDGANVCGYYVWSTFDLYSWVNGYEKRYGLIYIDFNDERLIRIPKKSYYWYKQLIENTNVRYGEAV; encoded by the coding sequence ATGACAAAATTTTTATGGGGATCTGCTACTGCGGCATATCAATGTGAAGGAGCATGGAACATAGACGGAAAAGGTATTAGTCAATGGGATGAATTTTCTCATCATTCACCGTTGAATATAAATCATGTGACTGGAGATATAGCCAGTGATTTCTATCACCGCTATGAAGAAGATATCAGATTACTGAAAGAATCTAATCAAAATTCATTCCGAATGTCAATTTCCTGGGCCAGAATTATACCGGATGGAATAGGAACCGTAAATAATGAAGGAGTAAGGTTTTATCGTGAGGTATTTAAGTGTTTAAGGGAAAATGGCGTGGAACCTAACGTGACTCTGTATCATTATGATTTGCCGATGGCTTTGGAAAAAGAAGGTGGATGGGAAAATATTAAAACAGCATATGCTTTTGCAGAATATGCTGCTGTATGTTTCCGTGAATTTCGTGATATTGTGAAAATCTGGGTGACAGTAAATGAACCTGTATATAATCTTATGTGTTGTTATGGAGTAGGTAATTATCCACCGCATGTAAAAAATCCAAAAAAATTTGCATGTGCAGGTTATCATTATATGCTGGCCTCTGCTTTAGCAGTACAGAAATTCAGAAATTTAAATATCGATGGCAAAATCGGTATCGTTCACGATATACATCCTGTATATGCCCTTAATAATACAGAGGCGTATCATTTTGCACAGCGTATGGCAGATAACGTTTTGAATAACTGGGTGTTAGATACCGCAGTATTAGGTTATTTTCCATCGGACTTCATTAATGAACTAGAAAAGCATTTTCCTTTGGATTTTATGAGAGATGAACACAGGGAATTGTTTCGCAAGGGAACGGTTGATTTTATAGGTATTAATTATTATACAAGGGCTTTTGTTAAACCTTACACGGATGGTGAAACATGTTTTAATGAAAATAATAGTGGGAAGCGCGAGGAAGGTGCTGCAAAAAAACTAATGAATGTAAAAGGTATGTTTGAAAGAGTAGAGGATCCAGATGGTAAATACTCAGATTGGGATATGGAGATTTATCCTGAAGGATTGTATGATTCTTTAATGCTAATTAAAAGTCGTTATCAAAATATACCAGTTTATATAACAGAAAACGGTATAGGTTTACATGAAACATTAGAAAATGGAACAATAGAGGATGATGATCGAATTAATTTTCTGGATGCACATATAAATGCAATGCAGAAGGCAATAAAGGATGGAGCAAATGTTTGCGGATATTATGTTTGGTCCACGTTTGACTTATACAGTTGGGTAAATGGTTATGAAAAGCGATATGGATTGATATATATTGACTTTAATGACGAGAGACTTATTCGAATACCTAAAAAAAGTTATTACTGGTATAAGCAATTGATAGAAAACACAAATGTTAGGTACGGAGAGGCTGTATGA
- a CDS encoding SIS domain-containing protein, whose protein sequence is MSLIDTIRRVPGVVDKVIKERKELTAGLFAYLGDKLSSINEIVLIGSGTSNTCSMTSHEFVEKASGISTTVLLPNLFLEKCAYNPNALYIFTSQSGTSTLTQKALLKMKELGNLTVAVTEDASSPLASVGGCHILMETDHEEYGCRTIGYCMSAFTHMITAMEIGLARGTLSEADYASYLKDAEAAAVHHSELCDATMQWFDKNKWRLMNKDGYALYGSGALYGVAVEGALKCLEIAKRYLCVGYEMDDGMHGPTMGFTNRTAVIILNNGRNTEIANGLAHYIKAEVGDAFVIGMNTIDERDLAFEPHGNDFAYLEYAPVVEILAARLAADYGIITKPFGVDDEPMPEAKYFNTHDE, encoded by the coding sequence ATGAGTTTAATTGATACGATAAGGCGTGTCCCGGGAGTCGTGGACAAGGTGATAAAGGAAAGAAAGGAATTAACCGCCGGATTATTCGCTTACCTTGGTGATAAGCTTTCTTCCATCAATGAAATTGTGTTGATAGGATCCGGTACAAGCAATACCTGCTCCATGACTTCCCATGAATTCGTCGAGAAAGCAAGCGGTATTTCAACTACGGTACTGCTGCCTAATCTATTCCTTGAGAAGTGTGCATATAATCCAAATGCTCTGTATATTTTTACATCACAGAGCGGAACATCTACCTTAACGCAAAAGGCATTGCTGAAAATGAAAGAGCTTGGAAATTTAACAGTGGCTGTTACAGAGGATGCATCATCACCACTTGCCAGTGTTGGTGGCTGCCATATTCTGATGGAAACAGATCATGAGGAATACGGCTGCCGCACAATCGGATATTGTATGTCTGCCTTTACACATATGATCACCGCTATGGAAATAGGACTAGCCAGAGGAACGTTATCAGAGGCGGATTATGCTTCATATCTTAAGGATGCAGAAGCTGCAGCTGTTCACCATAGTGAGCTATGTGATGCTACAATGCAGTGGTTTGATAAAAATAAATGGAGGCTGATGAACAAGGATGGCTATGCACTATACGGTTCTGGAGCTCTATATGGTGTAGCGGTGGAAGGTGCTTTGAAATGTCTGGAAATCGCGAAGCGATATCTGTGTGTAGGATATGAAATGGATGATGGAATGCATGGTCCGACGATGGGCTTTACCAATCGAACAGCTGTGATTATTTTAAATAACGGACGAAATACTGAGATTGCGAATGGTCTTGCACACTATATCAAAGCAGAAGTAGGTGATGCATTTGTCATCGGTATGAATACCATAGATGAAAGAGATCTTGCTTTTGAACCTCATGGAAACGATTTTGCATATCTCGAATATGCACCGGTCGTAGAGATTCTTGCTGCTCGTCTGGCTGCTGACTATGGTATTATAACTAAGCCTTTCGGAGTTGATGATGAACCAATGCCGGAGGCAAAATATTTCAATACGCATGATGAATAA
- a CDS encoding HPr family phosphocarrier protein: protein MITFQYTVKSHMGLHARPASDLSAMARKFSSTITVHSRRRSANVRRIVELMEINVGRNEILLFEIEGSDEQQAAEELRHYCERRL, encoded by the coding sequence ATGATTACATTCCAATATACAGTAAAGAGTCATATGGGGCTTCATGCGCGACCTGCGAGTGATCTCTCCGCAATGGCGCGTAAATTCAGCAGTACAATTACCGTGCATAGCAGGCGGCGAAGTGCCAATGTACGCAGAATCGTAGAGCTGATGGAAATCAATGTGGGAAGGAATGAAATTCTGTTATTTGAAATTGAAGGCAGCGATGAACAGCAGGCAGCGGAAGAATTGCGCCATTATTGTGAAAGAAGGTTGTGA
- a CDS encoding PTS lactose/cellobiose transporter subunit IIA, whose product MSEEIMEQAMNIILFAGDARTYCERALNAIADFNFADAKENLALCEQHIIEAHTIHTKIVQREAAGETFDYMMLFAHAQDTLMTIASEIHLTKKLLNMYRVIDERFKNLEK is encoded by the coding sequence ATGAGTGAAGAAATAATGGAGCAGGCAATGAATATTATATTATTTGCCGGAGATGCAAGAACGTATTGTGAAAGAGCTTTAAATGCAATAGCAGACTTCAATTTTGCTGATGCAAAAGAAAATCTTGCACTTTGCGAACAGCATATTATTGAAGCTCATACAATACATACGAAAATTGTTCAGCGGGAGGCTGCAGGAGAAACTTTTGATTATATGATGTTGTTTGCACATGCGCAAGATACGCTTATGACGATTGCAAGTGAAATCCATTTGACAAAGAAGTTACTGAATATGTATCGCGTTATCGATGAAAGATTTAAAAATCTGGAGAAATGA
- a CDS encoding PTS mannose transporter subunit IIB, with product MRNIILASHGSLAEGMLSAVRMIVGSTQGIAAYGLDTYKTPQDIYQLLKEQIEQNQDQEYILLCDINGGSVHNQLMHLCIFPKVYLMTGMTLSVVLELLLTQDHGNTEELLRKTMENARKNILLFNYQSVKSEIDKGIEDDKLW from the coding sequence TTGAGAAACATCATACTGGCTTCTCATGGTTCATTGGCCGAGGGCATGCTGAGTGCTGTGCGAATGATTGTGGGAAGCACGCAGGGAATCGCCGCATATGGATTGGACACTTATAAGACACCGCAGGATATCTACCAGCTGCTGAAGGAGCAGATTGAACAAAATCAGGATCAGGAGTACATCCTGCTCTGTGATATCAATGGCGGAAGTGTTCACAATCAGCTCATGCATTTATGCATCTTTCCCAAGGTTTATCTGATGACCGGAATGACGCTGTCTGTTGTATTGGAGCTGCTGCTGACACAGGATCATGGAAATACAGAGGAGCTTTTAAGGAAAACGATGGAGAATGCCAGGAAAAACATTCTGTTATTTAATTATCAAAGTGTTAAAAGTGAAATTGACAAAGGAATCGAGGATGATAAATTATGGTAG
- a CDS encoding transcription antiterminator, translating to MAININDILQYLRKEGEWVESKTLADNFKVSTRTIRNYIRKINTRANQTIVLSSYRGYKLDNKSTIDVSKVSDTLENRYDYIIRRLLCCNEIDSYDLADELCISDSTLDLDIRKCKNILSQYNLQLKKHRNILSLSGMEQDKRKFMNKLISNENVNDFIHSYNEMLTDEADIDYLVLCQQLHDIFTEEGLFVNDYELNNIAVHIMVVIIRIRTSKSILEDVKLSKIIDTHDYRVSLRIKKMLDKFYSVHMNEAELYYLTLLILSNSSTIDDTFVNMDNIYQYIEEEYINISKDIIKQLNEAYHLDDFDETFFIKFSIHIKNLCFRLKHHYHVQNPLSVKIKKEYPLVYDMAVFVAKELSTFGFDKISDDEIAFIAFHIGAYLENTKNCEDSCSCCFIYTDYHDMHEKCMKEIIRIFGNRIHIQKVLSYRHIQQVTHCDLIISMSEISEYITLPFVCVGPFLSKSDIKSIDDKLISIEKNKNKKAVGEYLRKFVGEQLFYKEVYTNSIEEMIKKLCSKCCQMGLCDKDYVYKVMEREKMSSTSFPNRVAVPHSLLHSSEHSFLSIVINEKPMMWNQYDVNLIILIGFGKDDQEIFSHLFDQLIAALYEQSNVDRLLRCKTYDEFICNLEKILTD from the coding sequence ATGGCAATTAATATTAATGACATATTACAGTATTTAAGAAAAGAAGGGGAATGGGTGGAATCTAAGACATTAGCAGATAATTTCAAGGTTTCAACAAGAACTATACGCAACTATATCAGAAAAATCAATACCAGGGCAAATCAAACTATTGTGCTGTCATCCTACCGCGGTTATAAATTAGATAATAAAAGTACTATTGATGTGTCTAAAGTATCTGATACTTTGGAAAACCGATATGACTATATTATTCGTAGACTATTATGCTGTAATGAAATAGATTCATATGATCTTGCGGATGAATTATGTATTAGCGATTCTACGTTAGATTTGGATATAAGAAAATGTAAGAATATTTTAAGTCAATATAATCTTCAATTAAAAAAACATAGAAATATTTTATCACTGTCAGGCATGGAGCAAGATAAAAGAAAGTTTATGAACAAACTGATTAGCAATGAAAATGTGAATGATTTTATACATTCCTATAATGAAATGTTAACAGATGAAGCTGACATTGATTATTTGGTATTGTGTCAGCAACTGCATGATATATTTACTGAAGAAGGTCTTTTTGTAAATGATTATGAACTAAATAATATTGCGGTTCATATTATGGTTGTTATAATACGTATTCGTACGTCAAAATCAATACTTGAGGATGTTAAACTGTCTAAAATTATAGATACACACGACTATCGTGTTTCATTACGGATAAAAAAAATGCTTGATAAATTTTATTCTGTACATATGAATGAGGCAGAATTATATTATTTAACCCTGCTTATTTTATCGAATAGCAGTACGATCGATGACACATTTGTAAATATGGACAATATTTATCAATACATTGAAGAAGAATATATTAATATATCAAAAGATATTATAAAACAACTAAACGAAGCTTATCATCTGGATGATTTTGATGAAACCTTTTTTATTAAATTTTCAATTCATATAAAAAATTTATGTTTTAGATTAAAGCATCATTATCACGTTCAAAACCCTTTATCAGTTAAAATAAAAAAAGAGTATCCTCTGGTATATGACATGGCAGTCTTCGTTGCAAAAGAGCTCAGTACCTTTGGATTTGATAAGATTTCAGATGATGAGATCGCCTTTATTGCTTTTCATATCGGTGCTTATTTAGAGAATACTAAAAATTGCGAAGATAGTTGCAGTTGCTGTTTTATTTATACAGATTATCACGACATGCATGAAAAATGTATGAAAGAAATTATTAGAATTTTTGGTAATCGGATTCATATTCAGAAAGTTTTATCTTATAGACATATTCAGCAGGTTACGCATTGTGACTTAATTATATCAATGAGTGAGATATCAGAATATATAACCTTACCTTTTGTTTGTGTCGGACCTTTTCTATCTAAGAGTGATATAAAATCAATAGACGATAAACTGATTTCAATAGAAAAAAATAAAAATAAAAAGGCAGTAGGAGAGTATTTAAGGAAGTTTGTGGGAGAACAATTGTTTTATAAGGAGGTTTATACAAACAGTATCGAAGAAATGATTAAAAAACTATGCAGTAAATGTTGTCAAATGGGACTTTGTGATAAGGATTATGTATATAAGGTGATGGAACGAGAAAAAATGTCAAGTACGTCTTTCCCTAATCGTGTTGCAGTACCTCATTCGCTATTACATTCTAGCGAGCATTCATTTTTGTCGATTGTTATTAATGAAAAACCGATGATGTGGAACCAGTATGATGTGAATCTAATCATTCTTATAGGATTTGGTAAAGATGATCAGGAAATATTTTCACACCTTTTCGATCAACTGATTGCTGCCCTTTATGAGCAAAGCAATGTAGACCGTTTGTTGAGATGTAAAACTTATGATGAATTCATTTGTAATCTTGAAAAAATTTTAACTGATTGA
- a CDS encoding PTS sugar transporter subunit IIB, protein MVELCRIDDRLLHGQVAVTWVGAVAPEAILIANDEAATNEMSKLALKMAKPAGVKLAIKTVDDAIALLNNPNAKKIKIFLITRTIQDTLKLVKSTDCIHRVNIGGVKNKEGGKMIAAAVCLDDADLAALKELKTLVDSLELRMVPTESRTNIDKYL, encoded by the coding sequence ATGGTAGAACTTTGTAGAATTGATGATCGTCTGCTGCATGGACAGGTGGCGGTAACATGGGTTGGTGCAGTGGCGCCGGAAGCCATACTGATTGCGAATGATGAGGCGGCAACAAATGAAATGAGCAAGCTGGCGTTGAAAATGGCAAAGCCGGCCGGCGTAAAGCTGGCTATCAAAACAGTCGATGATGCAATTGCTCTTCTCAATAATCCAAATGCAAAAAAAATAAAAATCTTTTTGATTACAAGAACGATTCAGGATACCTTAAAGCTTGTGAAATCGACAGATTGTATCCATCGTGTAAACATCGGCGGTGTTAAGAATAAGGAAGGAGGAAAGATGATTGCAGCTGCTGTATGTTTGGATGATGCAGACCTGGCTGCTTTGAAGGAACTGAAAACACTGGTAGACAGTTTAGAGCTACGGATGGTTCCTACGGAAAGTCGCACAAATATTGATAAATACTTATAA
- a CDS encoding PTS sugar transporter subunit IIC, with translation MIQALLVGLTVVILGFIECWCCFPMVERPLIVGTAIGIVLGDVKTGVEVGASLELVFMGVMAIGGTVPPDAVSGTAVGTAYAIILGAGIETAFALAVPTSIICQMLFVPKVAIRSLYTPFIDKMVEKGNYKGIQRIFPLVAVTTSLFSGLICALGVGLGADVMKEFINNVPQTLLDGMGVAAGMLGAVGFGLLLKMMWQKKLAVYFFLGFIMASYCGMPLMAIAICGMILVIILYFEGEFSKRRQASKLITDTDTGEEELFDD, from the coding sequence ATGATTCAAGCACTATTAGTCGGGTTAACAGTAGTTATCCTGGGCTTCATCGAATGCTGGTGCTGCTTCCCAATGGTGGAGAGACCGCTTATTGTAGGAACAGCAATTGGTATCGTTTTGGGAGATGTGAAAACAGGTGTTGAAGTTGGGGCTTCACTGGAGCTTGTATTCATGGGGGTTATGGCAATTGGCGGCACAGTGCCTCCGGACGCTGTATCCGGAACAGCTGTTGGTACAGCATATGCAATCATTCTTGGAGCCGGCATTGAAACAGCATTTGCATTGGCAGTTCCTACATCTATTATCTGCCAAATGCTCTTTGTACCAAAGGTCGCAATACGTTCACTGTATACACCTTTTATTGACAAGATGGTGGAAAAAGGTAATTATAAGGGAATTCAAAGGATATTCCCACTAGTTGCTGTAACAACTTCTTTATTCAGCGGTCTGATTTGTGCATTGGGTGTCGGGCTTGGTGCAGATGTTATGAAAGAATTCATCAATAATGTTCCGCAAACCTTACTGGACGGCATGGGTGTTGCAGCGGGAATGCTTGGGGCAGTCGGATTTGGTTTACTGCTGAAGATGATGTGGCAAAAGAAGCTGGCTGTTTATTTCTTTCTTGGATTCATTATGGCATCCTATTGTGGAATGCCGTTAATGGCGATTGCTATTTGCGGAATGATTTTAGTTATTATCCTTTACTTTGAAGGCGAATTCAGTAAGCGCCGACAGGCAAGTAAGCTGATTACAGATACGGATACCGGGGAGGAGGAATTGTTCGATGATTAA
- a CDS encoding sigma 54-interacting transcriptional regulator: protein MSDNTIRQGILELLERECSILDFDNLWSSEELEALTATWLSDHFQCSRNLISHYMSELQQKGQIIKINTRPVYFFLRKSLEERFSVQLQSDIYETLEEMRNELKAADKKHAFMNLIGAQDSLSYVVEQCKAAVSYPDHGLPILLQGPTGTGKSLIAQLMFQYGKDTHILSVDSRFVTVNCSEYANNPEMLMTNLFGYKKGAYTGAEKDTPGLLALADGGILFMDEVHGLKPECQEKIFLFMDKGIYHMVGDNDVWYESNARVIFATTMQPSEVLLKTLLRRIPLIVKVPSLAERPLQEKRRLLQFLIQEEEQHIQREICLSDLVYRTLERHVFAGNVGGLKNCIRASVAKAFLRSQEKQKHVELHLYDLPSDLLESTGQDLTLYSYDDKTMIRSGDMLVNIQKDGHLYKLNSYLVHKYRTLNHAELKLSSYVESCCRKLEQYVDYLFAGNTYESPKLDMMNHLVKNIMNIVIHKYHLETFSNNEISVLVHFMNDYMQNYASINQLRICNRKDVEQLQNLLHREYGLEYDIVCDIWQLVSDALNFVPGPFAFLDLFLFIRYFDRDMQAADIPAVIIAHGYAIASGIAEVANQLLKQHVFDAIDMPIESDFEVIVTKLSDYLKGKESSKEVIVLVDMGSLEDIYQRLGSVKLMDIGIINNVTTKLALDIGSMILEKMTIQDILREASSHLPYHYKIIKNRVKQDAVLSVCETGIGTAEKISNLMEESLPEHVSISVIPYDFDSLIKSGRSSSIFEKYNILFIVGTKNPKIADIPFISLEEMIEQKSVEKTNAAFAQRMRPDQIEAFNENMIKNFSMDNLLDYLTILDSDKIINSVEKIIKTIQRELQMVLSSNITLGLYIHISCLIERLIINKNVTKFHNLDTFIQEHGDFIAIVKRAFHDVEVHYNVEIPVSEIGYIYDYIFKRDSVKAVDDSVNELWETIE, encoded by the coding sequence ATGAGCGATAATACGATCAGGCAGGGCATTCTGGAACTGCTGGAAAGGGAATGCAGTATTCTGGATTTTGACAATTTATGGTCGTCTGAGGAACTGGAGGCACTGACGGCAACGTGGCTGAGCGATCATTTCCAATGCAGCCGAAATCTGATTTCCCATTACATGAGTGAGCTGCAGCAAAAGGGGCAGATTATCAAAATCAATACACGCCCGGTATACTTCTTTCTGCGAAAATCACTGGAGGAACGCTTTTCCGTACAGCTGCAGAGCGATATTTATGAGACACTGGAAGAAATGCGCAATGAATTAAAGGCAGCGGATAAGAAGCATGCATTTATGAATCTGATTGGTGCACAGGACAGTCTGAGCTATGTGGTAGAGCAATGCAAAGCAGCTGTCTCCTATCCTGATCACGGACTTCCGATTCTTTTACAGGGACCTACCGGAACCGGGAAAAGTCTGATCGCACAGCTGATGTTTCAATATGGGAAGGATACGCATATCCTATCCGTAGACAGCCGGTTTGTGACGGTAAACTGCTCGGAATATGCAAACAATCCGGAGATGCTGATGACCAATTTATTCGGCTATAAAAAAGGTGCCTATACCGGTGCGGAAAAGGATACCCCCGGATTGCTGGCACTGGCTGATGGCGGTATTCTGTTTATGGATGAGGTACACGGACTGAAGCCGGAATGTCAGGAAAAGATATTTCTCTTCATGGATAAGGGCATTTATCATATGGTCGGGGATAATGATGTATGGTATGAATCCAATGCGAGAGTGATTTTCGCGACAACCATGCAGCCAAGTGAGGTGCTGCTGAAAACACTGCTGCGAAGGATACCGCTGATTGTCAAGGTGCCTTCCCTTGCAGAGCGCCCTCTGCAGGAGAAGCGAAGACTTCTGCAATTTCTGATACAGGAGGAGGAACAGCATATTCAACGGGAAATCTGCCTGTCGGATCTGGTCTATCGCACGCTGGAGCGTCATGTTTTTGCCGGCAATGTCGGAGGGTTGAAAAACTGTATCCGGGCAAGCGTTGCCAAGGCATTTCTACGCAGTCAGGAAAAACAGAAGCATGTGGAGCTGCATCTGTATGATCTGCCCAGCGACCTGCTGGAAAGCACAGGTCAGGACCTGACACTGTACAGCTATGACGATAAAACAATGATTCGCAGCGGTGATATGCTGGTAAATATACAAAAGGACGGGCATCTGTATAAACTGAATTCCTACCTTGTTCACAAATACCGTACCTTGAATCATGCCGAGCTGAAGCTTTCCTCCTATGTGGAAAGCTGCTGCCGAAAGCTGGAACAGTATGTGGATTATCTGTTTGCGGGAAATACCTATGAATCGCCGAAGCTCGATATGATGAATCATCTGGTGAAGAATATCATGAATATAGTGATTCATAAGTATCATCTGGAAACATTCTCCAACAATGAAATATCCGTGCTTGTTCATTTTATGAATGATTATATGCAGAACTATGCTTCCATCAACCAGCTGAGAATCTGTAACCGCAAGGATGTGGAGCAGCTGCAGAATCTGCTGCATCGTGAATACGGACTGGAATATGATATTGTCTGTGATATCTGGCAGCTGGTCAGTGATGCGTTAAACTTTGTGCCCGGACCGTTTGCTTTTCTGGACCTGTTCCTATTTATCCGGTATTTTGACCGGGACATGCAGGCTGCGGATATTCCGGCAGTGATTATCGCCCATGGCTATGCAATTGCCAGCGGAATTGCCGAGGTTGCCAATCAGCTGTTGAAGCAGCATGTTTTTGATGCTATCGATATGCCGATTGAAAGTGACTTTGAAGTTATCGTAACGAAGCTGAGCGACTATTTAAAGGGGAAAGAAAGCAGTAAGGAAGTAATCGTCCTTGTCGATATGGGCTCCTTGGAGGATATCTATCAGCGATTGGGCAGTGTTAAGCTTATGGATATCGGTATCATCAATAATGTTACGACAAAGCTGGCGCTCGATATCGGCAGTATGATTTTGGAAAAAATGACGATACAGGATATCCTCAGGGAAGCCAGCAGTCATCTTCCTTATCATTATAAAATCATCAAAAACCGTGTGAAGCAGGATGCCGTCTTATCGGTATGTGAGACAGGAATCGGTACGGCGGAGAAAATCAGTAATCTGATGGAGGAATCATTACCTGAACATGTATCCATCAGTGTGATTCCCTATGATTTTGATTCCCTGATAAAATCGGGAAGAAGCTCTTCTATTTTTGAAAAATATAATATTCTGTTCATTGTTGGCACAAAGAATCCAAAAATAGCCGATATTCCTTTTATTTCATTGGAGGAAATGATTGAACAGAAGAGTGTGGAGAAAACGAATGCAGCGTTTGCCCAACGGATGCGTCCGGATCAGATTGAAGCCTTTAATGAAAATATGATTAAAAATTTCTCTATGGATAATTTACTGGACTATTTAACCATTTTGGACAGCGATAAGATTATCAACAGTGTGGAAAAAATCATTAAGACGATCCAGCGGGAACTGCAGATGGTTCTCAGCAGCAACATCACACTGGGCCTGTATATCCATATCAGCTGTCTGATTGAGCGGTTGATTATCAATAAGAATGTGACGAAGTTTCATAATCTGGATACCTTTATACAGGAGCATGGAGATTTCATCGCTATTGTAAAACGGGCATTTCATGATGTAGAGGTGCATTACAATGTGGAAATACCGGTTAGTGAAATTGGCTATATTTACGATTATATCTTTAAGCGGGACAGTGTCAAGGCGGTGGATGACAGTGTCAACGAATTATGGGAAACGATCGAATGA